From the Alloalcanivorax dieselolei B5 genome, one window contains:
- the mreD gene encoding rod shape-determining protein MreD yields the protein MSKEKPAGTGVILVTLFLAGLLEVVPLPEDLNWLRPDWLLLVLMYWVLALPHRVGVLWGFVVGLYHDVLVGTTLGQWALAYSLGAYFMLAAYKRMRVFPALQQTAVVFLLVGSSNLLAYLVQESVGRAYYPPYTILYSTLASAVLWRPIVAALRWVQLRFLVR from the coding sequence ATGAGCAAGGAGAAACCGGCCGGCACCGGCGTGATCCTGGTGACGCTGTTCCTCGCCGGTCTGCTGGAGGTGGTGCCGCTGCCCGAGGACCTGAACTGGTTGCGTCCGGACTGGCTGTTGCTGGTGTTGATGTACTGGGTACTGGCGTTGCCGCATCGGGTCGGCGTGCTGTGGGGCTTCGTGGTCGGGCTGTATCACGATGTGCTGGTGGGCACCACGCTGGGTCAATGGGCTCTGGCCTATAGCCTGGGGGCCTACTTCATGTTGGCCGCCTACAAGCGTATGCGTGTCTTTCCGGCTTTGCAGCAAACCGCGGTGGTGTTCCTGTTGGTCGGCTCCTCGAATCTGCTAGCCTATCTGGTGCAGGAATCCGTGGGGCGCGCTTATTATCCTCCCTATACGATCCTTTACAGTACGCTGGCCAGCGCGGTGCTGTGGCGGCCGATCGTGGCCGCGCTGCGCTGGGTGCAGTTG